The proteins below come from a single Oscillospiraceae bacterium genomic window:
- a CDS encoding Bro-N domain-containing protein, whose amino-acid sequence MNENEQLQLFEDQAIRTAWDEENEEWYFSVVDVVSVLTDAKDYDTARNYWKVTKKRLKDEGSQLVTDCNQLKLKSPKDGKRYKTDVANTQQLFRIIQSIPSPKAEPMKLWLAQVGRERIEETLDPERIAERLVSTYERKGYTREWINQRLQAISARKELTDEWKDRGIEKNAEYAILTDEITRAWSGMSTRQYKNLKGLKKESLRDNMSTLELVLNMLAEVSTKEISQTEQPEGLQQNRDVARRGGSIAGEARKQIEQQTGRPAITSKGAAELNHVVTEMLEASSGVDLEKGSED is encoded by the coding sequence ATGAATGAAAACGAACAGCTTCAGCTTTTTGAAGATCAGGCGATTCGTACTGCGTGGGACGAGGAAAACGAAGAATGGTATTTCTCCGTTGTGGATGTGGTATCCGTGCTGACTGATGCAAAGGACTATGACACGGCGCGTAACTACTGGAAAGTCACCAAAAAGAGGCTGAAAGACGAGGGCAGTCAGTTGGTAACAGATTGTAACCAACTGAAATTGAAATCCCCCAAAGACGGTAAACGCTACAAAACAGACGTAGCCAACACACAGCAGCTGTTTCGCATCATCCAGTCCATCCCATCCCCCAAGGCGGAACCCATGAAATTGTGGCTAGCGCAAGTTGGACGGGAGCGCATAGAGGAAACACTCGACCCGGAACGCATTGCGGAACGACTGGTTTCCACCTATGAGCGAAAAGGGTACACGCGGGAATGGATCAATCAGCGTTTGCAGGCAATTTCGGCCCGCAAGGAATTGACTGATGAATGGAAGGATCGCGGCATCGAGAAAAACGCGGAGTATGCGATTTTGACCGACGAAATCACCCGCGCGTGGAGTGGTATGAGTACCCGGCAGTATAAGAACCTGAAAGGACTGAAAAAGGAAAGCCTGCGGGACAACATGAGCACCTTGGAATTGGTGCTGAATATGCTGGCAGAAGTGTCCACAAAAGAAATCTCCCAGACCGAGCAACCGGAAGGCTTACAGCAAAACCGCGATGTGGCACGCCGTGGCGGTTCGATTGCAGGTGAAGCGCGGAAGCAAATTGAACAGCAGACGGGACGGCCTGCAATCACCAGCAAAGGCGCAGCAGAGTTGAACCATGTTGTTACGGAGATGCTGGAGGCAAGTTCCGGCGTTGATTTAGAAAAAGGATCGGAAGATTAA
- a CDS encoding DUF2264 domain-containing protein produces the protein MQTRQDAVTALLDLIRPLKAFYSPGDALLKVGNTAAHYGEKDARMEGWARILWGLGPLFGGDNTTLPAEQQAEIAAWGDLYRTGLIHGTDPSHPEYWGDIFDYDQKMVETAALDLALCLAPDMLWTLLTDAQKQNVYRWLNQMNAHRIHPNNWRFFRILTNMTFARLGLPYDTDQLKDDFGVVEHCYTGGGWYFDGNPGQLDYYIPFAMHFYSLIWSALSPLDADDYATKLKIRSSEFAGDFIQWFSDDGAEIPFGRSLTYRFAHAAFFAAYALAGAQNETIPWGAVRHTVLTNLHHWFQYPITDAAGVLTIGYQYPNLLMSERYNAPGSPYWAFKAFLFLALPADHPFWTAPDATVPHPARQRQDKPHMLVCHDGGHITAFTAGQHCMNHGAVSAKYEKFVYSNRFGFSVGRGTDLEDGAFDNTLAASPAGMNFYRMRYGTDSFAVTDAYTYAAYTLLPGTTVQSWVVPCGGSWHVRVHKIMTTSPVDIADGGFALSVEEPFTRRVGAEDGKVLLQRVENVRGGKAVFLPWGCTAAVSLLGGAQTEFVRTFPNTNLMANLCAVPYLKAALQPGTHILVDAFYARPADADERGGFAVKPFATRKGNAIEISCADGRTIRIDPEG, from the coding sequence ATGCAGACCCGACAGGACGCCGTCACGGCGCTGCTGGATTTGATTCGTCCGCTCAAAGCTTTTTACTCACCGGGGGACGCCCTGCTCAAGGTTGGCAACACAGCTGCGCACTACGGTGAAAAGGACGCCCGCATGGAGGGCTGGGCGCGTATCTTATGGGGGCTTGGCCCGCTGTTTGGCGGCGATAACACTACGCTGCCTGCTGAACAGCAGGCAGAAATCGCGGCGTGGGGCGACCTCTACCGCACGGGTCTTATCCATGGCACCGACCCAAGCCATCCCGAATACTGGGGGGATATCTTCGATTATGACCAGAAGATGGTCGAGACTGCCGCGCTGGATCTGGCGCTCTGCCTTGCCCCGGATATGCTTTGGACACTGCTGACCGACGCCCAGAAGCAGAACGTCTACCGCTGGCTCAATCAGATGAATGCCCACCGCATCCACCCCAACAACTGGCGTTTTTTCCGCATCTTAACGAATATGACCTTTGCACGGCTGGGTCTGCCCTATGATACCGACCAACTGAAGGATGATTTTGGCGTTGTCGAGCATTGCTATACCGGCGGCGGCTGGTATTTTGACGGCAACCCCGGTCAGCTGGACTACTATATTCCCTTTGCCATGCACTTTTACTCGCTCATCTGGTCGGCGCTCTCCCCACTGGACGCCGATGACTACGCGACCAAACTCAAGATCCGCAGTAGCGAATTTGCCGGGGATTTCATCCAGTGGTTTTCCGATGACGGCGCGGAGATTCCGTTTGGCCGCAGCCTGACCTACCGCTTCGCCCACGCGGCATTCTTTGCGGCGTATGCGCTTGCAGGGGCGCAGAATGAAACGATCCCATGGGGTGCGGTGCGTCATACCGTGCTGACCAACCTGCACCACTGGTTTCAATACCCCATCACCGACGCGGCGGGCGTGCTGACCATCGGCTACCAATACCCGAACCTACTCATGAGCGAGCGCTACAACGCCCCCGGCAGCCCCTATTGGGCGTTTAAGGCGTTCCTGTTTTTGGCGCTGCCCGCCGATCATCCGTTCTGGACGGCGCCCGATGCAACGGTTCCGCACCCGGCACGGCAGCGGCAGGACAAACCGCATATGCTCGTCTGCCACGACGGCGGGCATATCACGGCGTTCACGGCGGGGCAGCACTGCATGAACCATGGGGCCGTCAGCGCCAAGTATGAAAAGTTTGTCTACTCTAACCGCTTTGGCTTCAGCGTTGGGCGCGGCACCGATCTGGAGGACGGCGCGTTCGACAACACATTGGCTGCCAGCCCGGCAGGGATGAACTTCTATCGTATGCGTTACGGTACGGACAGCTTTGCCGTGACGGACGCTTACACCTACGCCGCCTATACCTTGCTGCCCGGCACCACGGTGCAGAGTTGGGTCGTGCCCTGCGGCGGCAGCTGGCATGTCCGCGTGCATAAAATCATGACGACTTCGCCCGTAGATATTGCCGACGGCGGCTTTGCCCTGTCTGTCGAGGAGCCGTTCACCCGTCGCGTCGGAGCCGAGGACGGCAAGGTGCTGCTGCAGCGGGTCGAGAATGTCAGAGGCGGCAAGGCTGTGTTTCTGCCGTGGGGCTGCACGGCGGCGGTCAGTCTGCTGGGCGGCGCACAGACCGAGTTTGTGCGCACCTTCCCCAACACGAACTTGATGGCAAACCTCTGCGCTGTGCCCTATTTGAAAGCCGCCTTGCAGCCCGGTACGCATATTTTGGTGGACGCTTTCTACGCCCGCCCGGCGGATGCCGATGAGCGCGGCGGTTTCGCAGTCAAGCCTTTTGCTACGCGCAAAGGCAATGCAATCGAGATCTCCTGCGCGGACGGCCGCACGATTCGTATTGATCCGGAGGGCTGA
- a CDS encoding carbohydrate ABC transporter permease, whose translation MQKTKSTKIKMSTGEKIFSVINYIFLALVAAACLYPMLYVLFASFSNSNQLMRHTGILLWPQGFSAGAYEMVFKNPMIARGYLNTMFVLVMSLILQITLTSLGAYFLSRRNVMFQKPIMLLITFTMFFSGGMIPTYLNMKSLHLTGSLWGLILPFMISVYNLIILKTSFASIPESLIEAARIDGASHLKVLFSIVLPLSKAILAVMVLYYGVGVWNGWFWASAILRDREMYPLQLVLREILLQNSTSNMTGGTSVGDVESVAATVKYATIMVATVPILCIYPFLQKYFAAGVMVGAVKE comes from the coding sequence ATGCAGAAAACAAAAAGCACGAAGATCAAAATGTCCACCGGCGAAAAGATCTTCTCCGTCATCAACTATATTTTCCTGGCACTGGTGGCCGCCGCCTGTCTGTACCCGATGCTGTATGTGTTGTTTGCGTCTTTCTCCAACAGCAATCAGCTTATGCGCCACACCGGCATTCTGTTGTGGCCGCAGGGTTTCAGCGCCGGCGCGTATGAAATGGTGTTCAAAAACCCGATGATAGCGCGCGGCTACCTGAATACGATGTTCGTGCTTGTCATGAGTTTGATTTTGCAGATCACGCTGACCTCGCTGGGTGCGTACTTTCTCTCCCGCCGCAATGTCATGTTCCAGAAGCCCATCATGCTGCTCATCACCTTTACAATGTTCTTCTCCGGCGGCATGATTCCCACCTACTTGAATATGAAGAGCCTGCACCTGACGGGCAGCCTGTGGGGCTTGATCCTGCCGTTCATGATCAGCGTGTACAATCTGATTATTCTGAAAACCTCGTTTGCATCTATTCCGGAATCCTTGATTGAGGCCGCCCGCATCGACGGCGCAAGCCATCTGAAGGTGCTGTTCTCCATTGTGCTGCCGTTGTCCAAGGCAATTCTGGCTGTTATGGTGCTGTATTATGGTGTCGGTGTGTGGAACGGCTGGTTCTGGGCGTCTGCTATCCTGCGTGACCGCGAGATGTACCCCCTGCAGCTCGTCCTGCGCGAGATCTTACTGCAGAACAGTACCTCCAACATGACGGGCGGCACCAGCGTCGGCGATGTGGAATCTGTGGCCGCCACTGTCAAGTATGCCACCATCATGGTCGCAACGGTGCCGATCCTCTGCATCTATCCGTTCCTGCAGAAATACTTTGCCGCCGGCGTCATGGTCGGCGCAGTCAAGGAGTAA
- a CDS encoding ABC transporter permease subunit, translating into MKTPTANKTEKTTKPVNRNGFAFRARRDWQRNWELYIIIIPVLMYFILFQYKPMYGALIAFKNYKPALGFLGSPWVGLDNFTRFFTSPFFGRLVRNTLLLSFELLLFGFPAPIILALLINEVHHKGFKKSVQTLTYLPHFISLIVVVGMITDFSMTSGLFNDIIVFFGGERSPLLQNPALYRTIYVLSDIWQQVGWGSIIYLSALSGVDAQLYDAASIDGAGRFQKLLHVTLPGIMPTIITMLILRIGSLMSIGYEKTILLYNPSTYDTADIISSYVYRVGLLEQGWSYSTAIGLFNSVINLILLVLANKLSKKLADTSLW; encoded by the coding sequence ATGAAAACACCTACCGCCAACAAGACGGAAAAAACGACCAAGCCGGTCAACCGCAACGGCTTTGCGTTCCGCGCCCGCCGGGACTGGCAACGCAACTGGGAGCTATACATCATTATCATCCCCGTGCTGATGTATTTTATTCTGTTCCAGTATAAGCCGATGTACGGTGCGCTGATCGCATTCAAAAACTACAAGCCTGCACTGGGATTTCTCGGTAGTCCGTGGGTCGGCTTGGACAATTTTACCCGCTTTTTCACAAGCCCGTTCTTTGGGCGTCTTGTCCGCAACACGCTGCTGCTGAGCTTTGAGCTGCTGCTGTTCGGCTTCCCTGCGCCCATCATTCTGGCGCTGCTTATCAACGAAGTCCATCATAAGGGTTTTAAAAAGAGTGTTCAGACGCTGACCTATCTGCCCCACTTCATCTCGCTGATCGTCGTCGTCGGCATGATTACCGACTTCTCGATGACAAGCGGTCTGTTCAATGACATCATTGTCTTTTTCGGCGGTGAGCGCAGCCCGCTTTTGCAGAACCCGGCACTCTATCGCACCATCTATGTGCTGTCCGACATTTGGCAGCAGGTTGGCTGGGGCTCCATTATTTATCTGTCGGCTTTGTCCGGCGTGGATGCCCAGCTGTATGATGCTGCTTCCATCGACGGCGCGGGTCGCTTCCAGAAGCTCTTGCATGTCACACTGCCGGGCATCATGCCCACCATCATCACGATGCTGATCCTGCGCATCGGCAGCTTGATGAGCATCGGCTACGAAAAGACCATCCTGCTCTACAACCCATCCACCTACGACACGGCGGATATTATCTCGTCCTATGTTTATCGCGTCGGTCTGCTGGAACAGGGCTGGAGCTACTCTACGGCCATCGGCCTGTTCAACAGTGTCATCAACTTGATTTTACTGGTGCTGGCGAACAAGCTCAGTAAAAAGCTGGCCGACACGAGCCTTTGGTAA
- a CDS encoding recombinase family protein — translation MQKKIRVILPRIEGNKKTRHKILKVAVYCRVSKNTPEQLQSLEMQELYFEKLVNENHDWELYKIYKDVGSGTRRKGRDGYIEMLKDAQKHRFDLILVKSLSRFGRNIVETLSTIRRLKKMNVAMFSDVEQINTMEVNEALLSILLAVAQEESAAKSENIKFGIRQRMRSGKAILNHTRFLGYTKDEDGRLVVVPEEAEIVRKIFSLYLAGYGVRKIKRYLEENGIKTVTGKSEWSTSTIDRMLSNEKYMGNLLLQKTCTPDFLTGKQKKNCGEQSMFLVENAHEPIVSKEIFEDAQRRKHKM, via the coding sequence ATGCAGAAAAAGATACGCGTAATTTTACCAAGAATTGAGGGCAACAAGAAAACCAGGCACAAGATTCTGAAAGTGGCCGTATATTGCAGAGTAAGTAAAAACACACCGGAGCAGCTACAAAGCCTTGAAATGCAGGAACTGTATTTTGAAAAATTAGTAAACGAAAATCATGATTGGGAACTTTATAAAATTTATAAGGATGTCGGGTCGGGAACACGGAGAAAAGGGCGTGATGGTTATATTGAAATGCTAAAGGATGCCCAAAAGCATCGATTTGACTTAATTCTGGTTAAGTCATTAAGTCGGTTTGGAAGAAATATAGTAGAAACATTATCAACGATAAGGAGACTGAAAAAAATGAATGTTGCAATGTTCTCCGATGTAGAACAAATCAATACAATGGAAGTCAATGAAGCACTGCTGTCGATTTTACTTGCGGTAGCACAGGAAGAAAGCGCCGCGAAAAGTGAAAATATCAAGTTTGGCATCCGTCAGCGGATGCGCAGTGGGAAAGCCATATTAAACCATACTCGCTTTTTAGGCTATACTAAGGATGAAGACGGTAGGCTGGTAGTCGTACCGGAAGAGGCTGAAATTGTGAGGAAGATATTCTCGCTGTATTTAGCGGGTTATGGAGTTCGCAAAATTAAACGGTATCTGGAGGAAAATGGCATAAAGACTGTCACCGGAAAATCTGAGTGGAGTACATCCACAATAGACCGTATGCTGAGCAATGAAAAGTACATGGGAAACCTTTTACTGCAAAAGACCTGCACACCTGATTTCCTGACCGGAAAACAAAAGAAGAATTGTGGCGAGCAGAGTATGTTTCTGGTGGAAAATGCGCATGAGCCGATTGTATCAAAAGAAATATTTGAAGATGCACAAAGACGGAAACATAAAATGTAA
- a CDS encoding carbohydrate-binding protein, whose amino-acid sequence MNDILIKITNGDTALAQACNHLVYPAAYAPGDSITMTVPEPGYYVIRLDDAMNEEFVYMKETSFTLEIPFAEARISYSPRAFSGPMHYLSARSARVEEIAAPRNLARNVYDCHGNTTCYPHTWANVETRGEAVFAARNAIDGIICPESHGAYPYQSWGINRDSEACLTLEFGRPVRADTLVLTTRADFPHDAWWKSVRVTLSNGDTRILTLEKSPDGKGQRFDLGGAVITSLLLDNLKKANDPSPFPALTQLEVWGTNV is encoded by the coding sequence ATGAACGATATATTGATTAAAATCACAAACGGCGACACAGCACTGGCGCAAGCCTGCAACCACCTTGTCTACCCGGCAGCCTACGCACCCGGCGATAGTATTACCATGACCGTGCCGGAACCGGGGTACTATGTCATCCGGCTGGACGATGCCATGAATGAGGAATTTGTCTACATGAAAGAAACTTCTTTCACGTTGGAAATCCCCTTTGCGGAGGCGCGAATCAGTTACAGCCCGCGAGCTTTTTCCGGACCGATGCACTATCTGTCGGCACGGTCTGCGCGGGTCGAGGAGATCGCCGCACCGCGCAATCTGGCCCGCAACGTTTACGACTGCCACGGCAATACGACCTGCTACCCCCACACATGGGCCAATGTGGAAACGCGAGGGGAAGCCGTTTTTGCAGCCCGCAATGCCATTGATGGCATCATCTGCCCCGAAAGCCACGGTGCCTACCCTTACCAAAGCTGGGGCATCAACCGTGATTCGGAAGCTTGTCTGACGCTGGAATTCGGCCGCCCGGTCAGGGCTGATACATTGGTGCTGACAACCCGCGCAGACTTTCCCCACGATGCGTGGTGGAAAAGCGTGAGAGTCACGCTTTCAAATGGAGATACACGGATTCTTACGCTGGAAAAATCCCCCGATGGCAAGGGGCAGCGCTTTGATTTGGGCGGCGCCGTCATCACAAGTCTGCTGCTGGACAACCTAAAAAAGGCCAACGACCCCAGCCCATTCCCGGCACTGACGCAACTGGAAGTATGGGGAACGAATGTATGA
- a CDS encoding GNAT family N-acetyltransferase encodes MRLEHVTSAAHPMYTQAMALYKKSFPPYEQREAPSQACILGEKAYNFTLVYDGKRFVGLVLYWETAEYLYIEHFCILPTLRNHHYGQRTLELLAEFGKTLILEIDPPMDAIACRRKMFYERCGFVENPFSHIHPPYHAENHGHALVVMTYPLPITQEKYNDFYRYLTEKVMKDVF; translated from the coding sequence ATGAGATTAGAACATGTGACCTCTGCCGCACACCCGATGTATACGCAGGCGATGGCACTGTATAAGAAGAGCTTCCCGCCCTATGAGCAGCGCGAAGCGCCGTCCCAGGCGTGTATTTTAGGAGAGAAAGCTTACAACTTTACGCTGGTGTACGACGGCAAACGATTTGTCGGACTGGTGCTGTATTGGGAAACCGCAGAGTATCTGTATATCGAGCATTTTTGCATTTTGCCGACTTTGCGAAATCATCATTATGGGCAACGGACGTTGGAACTGCTGGCGGAATTCGGCAAGACCTTGATTTTGGAAATCGATCCGCCGATGGATGCAATCGCCTGTCGCCGCAAAATGTTTTATGAGCGCTGCGGCTTTGTCGAGAATCCTTTCTCGCACATACACCCGCCCTACCACGCTGAAAATCACGGTCATGCCCTTGTCGTTATGACGTATCCCTTACCGATTACGCAGGAAAAATACAACGACTTTTACCGTTATCTAACAGAAAAAGTCATGAAGGACGTCTTTTGA
- a CDS encoding tyrosine-type recombinase/integrase, protein MKDTSKKALRRGHNEGNIRQRTDGRWEVRLSAGIDYKTGKPRRTSTCCNTRQEAIAILQQQAHEVRTQGWRDPMSVTLGEWYEYWLDTYMKDTVKQSTYASYRSYLNKHFCVLGKILLKKLEPHTLQEFYNYKFREEGLSPKTLRNYHMALHKCLQQAVKEHLLVYNPCDAVTLPSGEKPEIVVFTNDQQRALVQASYRHRYGVFIRLDLCTGLRMGELLALKWEDIDFSTAQLHVRRTINRLAKYEAHDGENKTEIVFGTPKTKNSRRTIPLTRTMADELARWKQQQAQDKQRVGDKYIDDGFIVTNEFGHYFEQKTFKDYYDRLLKDANIGHFTFHALRHTFATRALERGMDYKTLSAILGHYSVAFTMDTYVHSMDEHKRREMDKMNDMFGMQYSISVENRPYPVLCTLSTDGCTAHVPDFPKVTAQAPTLDAALLEVKQQIQKALRQYKNPPIPTKQEQIVVPNNSVLVLVKAG, encoded by the coding sequence GTGAAAGATACATCCAAAAAAGCCCTGCGCCGCGGGCATAACGAAGGCAACATCCGCCAGCGTACCGACGGGCGGTGGGAGGTGCGACTGTCAGCCGGAATCGACTACAAAACCGGCAAGCCCCGGCGTACATCCACCTGCTGCAACACGCGGCAAGAGGCAATCGCAATCCTGCAGCAGCAAGCCCACGAAGTCCGCACACAGGGCTGGCGCGATCCTATGTCGGTGACATTGGGCGAATGGTATGAATACTGGCTGGACACCTACATGAAGGACACCGTCAAGCAATCTACTTACGCCAGCTACCGCAGTTATCTCAACAAGCACTTTTGTGTACTGGGAAAGATTTTATTAAAGAAATTAGAACCGCACACCTTGCAGGAGTTTTACAACTACAAATTTCGCGAGGAAGGCTTATCCCCCAAGACCTTGCGCAACTACCACATGGCATTGCATAAGTGCTTACAGCAAGCTGTAAAAGAGCATCTACTGGTTTATAATCCCTGCGATGCCGTGACCCTGCCCAGCGGAGAAAAGCCCGAAATTGTAGTATTTACCAACGACCAGCAGCGGGCGCTGGTGCAAGCCAGCTACCGCCACCGCTACGGCGTGTTTATCCGCTTAGACCTGTGTACAGGGTTACGCATGGGGGAGCTGCTGGCACTAAAGTGGGAGGACATCGACTTTTCCACCGCTCAACTTCATGTTAGGCGTACCATCAACCGCCTTGCCAAGTACGAAGCCCACGACGGCGAAAACAAAACCGAGATCGTATTCGGCACACCCAAAACCAAGAACTCCCGCCGCACGATTCCGCTGACCCGCACAATGGCAGACGAGCTTGCCCGTTGGAAACAGCAGCAAGCGCAGGACAAGCAGCGGGTAGGGGATAAGTACATCGACGATGGCTTCATCGTCACCAACGAGTTTGGACACTACTTTGAGCAGAAAACCTTCAAGGATTACTACGACCGATTGTTGAAGGATGCCAACATCGGACACTTTACCTTCCACGCCCTGCGCCACACCTTCGCCACCCGTGCGCTGGAGCGCGGCATGGACTACAAAACACTGTCGGCCATTCTCGGCCATTACTCCGTAGCATTCACAATGGACACCTATGTCCACAGCATGGACGAACACAAGCGGCGTGAAATGGACAAGATGAACGATATGTTCGGGATGCAGTACAGTATTTCCGTAGAGAACCGGCCCTACCCTGTACTCTGCACCTTATCCACGGATGGCTGCACTGCCCATGTTCCTGACTTCCCCAAAGTCACCGCACAAGCCCCCACGCTGGACGCCGCCCTGCTGGAGGTCAAGCAGCAAATCCAAAAAGCCCTGCGCCAATACAAGAACCCGCCCATTCCCACCAAACAGGAACAGATCGTCGTGCCAAACAACAGCGTGTTGGTACTGGTGAAAGCAGGGTAG
- a CDS encoding glycoside hydrolase family 88 protein, with protein MSERFTAPQDDALYLQMCAEIEEKLRRAAPLYTRRYPHVSTLPAEGLRYTPEENNLWTSSFFPGMMCLAAKRTGDAAFLQYKDDYLASFKARLDNRVGISHDLGFLYTLSAVALYKLTGDEEARALALRAADMLCERYNEKGRYIQAWGEFNVGTPYVKIIVDTMLNLPLLFWAGETTGNARYTNIAIAHAHTCADYLVREDYSSFHTYLMDPATGKAVEGRTHQGFHDNTTWARGQAWVVTGFALAYTYTKEPRFLEVSRKAAAFFFAEPARRLCSLLGFHL; from the coding sequence ATGTCTGAACGTTTCACTGCGCCGCAGGATGATGCGCTGTATTTACAGATGTGCGCGGAAATCGAGGAAAAGCTGCGCCGTGCCGCGCCGCTGTACACCCGCCGCTACCCCCATGTCAGCACCCTGCCCGCCGAGGGGCTGCGCTACACGCCGGAGGAAAACAACCTCTGGACTTCCTCTTTTTTCCCCGGCATGATGTGCTTGGCCGCCAAGCGCACCGGAGACGCTGCGTTCCTGCAATACAAGGACGACTACCTGGCATCGTTCAAGGCACGGCTGGATAACCGCGTCGGCATCAGCCACGATCTGGGCTTTTTGTACACCTTGTCCGCTGTTGCTTTGTACAAGCTGACGGGGGATGAGGAGGCCAGAGCGCTGGCCCTGCGCGCTGCCGATATGCTGTGTGAGCGCTACAACGAGAAAGGCCGCTACATTCAAGCGTGGGGCGAGTTCAATGTCGGCACGCCCTATGTGAAAATCATCGTGGATACGATGCTGAACCTGCCGCTGCTGTTCTGGGCCGGCGAGACGACCGGGAACGCCCGCTATACGAACATTGCCATCGCCCATGCTCACACCTGCGCAGACTATCTCGTGCGGGAGGATTACTCCTCGTTCCACACCTATCTGATGGATCCCGCCACAGGTAAGGCTGTTGAAGGTCGCACGCATCAGGGTTTCCACGATAACACAACTTGGGCGCGCGGGCAGGCATGGGTCGTGACCGGGTTTGCGCTGGCCTATACCTACACAAAAGAACCGCGCTTTCTGGAAGTGAGCCGCAAGGCCGCCGCGTTTTTTTTTGCAGAACCTGCCCGCCGACTTTGTTCCCTACTGGGATTTCACCTTTAA
- a CDS encoding helix-turn-helix domain-containing protein — MNTEFQNLPNVVSPKEVQTYFGISRSTTYRIFHDASFPAFHIGNRLLVRRDELLDWLERQKVNKAQNENPKIVGYDE; from the coding sequence ATGAACACGGAATTTCAAAATTTACCCAATGTTGTCAGCCCCAAGGAAGTACAAACTTACTTCGGCATCTCACGCTCGACCACCTACCGCATATTCCATGACGCGAGTTTCCCGGCGTTCCACATTGGAAACCGACTGTTAGTGCGGCGGGATGAGTTACTGGACTGGCTGGAAAGGCAAAAGGTCAATAAAGCCCAAAACGAGAACCCGAAGATTGTCGGGTATGATGAATAG
- a CDS encoding DUF4365 domain-containing protein, producing the protein MEDLQISYISALCASVGIDYDIQGHDADSTDAIIKKKIILPNGSWYFSQLRIQLKSTFGESQYEDKGDQIKYKLKVKNYNDLCTQATAPIILGLFILPKEDSTWVNWSIDELLVKGTMYWMDFSSNTPSSNSETITVTIPKSNVVSPDTLLEILTKIAKEEWP; encoded by the coding sequence ATGGAAGATCTACAGATAAGTTACATATCTGCACTATGCGCCTCGGTAGGGATTGATTATGACATACAGGGCCATGATGCGGATAGCACTGATGCCATTATTAAAAAGAAAATCATTTTGCCCAACGGAAGCTGGTATTTTTCCCAATTAAGAATTCAATTGAAAAGCACTTTCGGTGAATCGCAGTATGAAGATAAGGGAGACCAAATCAAGTACAAACTAAAGGTGAAAAATTATAATGATCTTTGTACACAGGCGACGGCTCCTATTATTTTAGGACTGTTCATTCTACCCAAAGAAGATTCTACATGGGTTAATTGGAGCATTGATGAATTACTTGTAAAAGGCACTATGTATTGGATGGATTTTTCATCAAATACGCCTTCGTCAAATTCAGAAACGATAACCGTTACAATTCCAAAGTCTAATGTGGTTAGTCCTGACACGCTTCTAGAAATATTAACTAAAATAGCAAAGGAGGAATGGCCATGA